ttatattatttactctattaaaatcttttaaaaatatttaaaaatataaaacgacgatattcaagttatatgttaatcatgtatggattttggaaatcattttgggtcaaattgacttttattgactattgcatattagtctcgagcattaggattgtggtacattatgacctgacttaaattgttagacaaatattgaccaacatatacatatacataattaatatagattcatgaatccgaggccaaccttgcactagttcaatgacgttatatgtatttttactacgaaatacaatatgtgagtttcatttgcctttttaccctttatatttttgggctgagattacatgcgcaatttttataaatgttttacgaaatagacacaagtaatcgaaactacattatatggttgaatggatcgaagctgaatatgccccttttagcctggtagcctaagaattagggaacatcactaattttgagaattagtgcacgcctaattgacgcgaatcctaaagatagatctatgggcccaacgaaccccatctaaagtaccagatgctttagtacttcgatgttgttttatcatgtccgaaggatttcccgaaatgataggggatattcttatatgcatcttgttaatgtcggttaccaggtgttcaccatatgaatgatttttgtctctatgcatgggacgtatatttatgagaactggaaatgaaattcttgtggtctattaaaatgatgaaaatgaatgatattgataaactaatgaactcaccaaccttttggttgacactttaaagcatgtttattctcaggtgtaaaagaaatcttccgctgtgcatttgctcattttaaagatattacttggagtcattcatggcatatttcaaaacacgttgcattcaagtcgttgagttcaatagagattattattaagtaaatgacagattaggtcatttatagttggatattatgaaatggtatgcatgcctgtcaatttttgatgtaaagaaagtttatcttttaaaaacgaatgcaatgtctgaaaaatgtatcatatagaggtcaaatacctcgcgatgtaatcaactattgagaattgtttataatgtatatgaacggatcctttcatgagttagtataatataatgacacttgatcaacgtgattatattacagtaagtcatgctgagtttctaatgaaacttgatgattcatagaccataacatcatcatgtaccatgttacatgactcttgcatTCTAATTGATCTCTAATTATATCAAGAACGTATTTGTTGATAAGTTCTAGCTATTCATGTgccttctggtaatttaaccaatcaagatcgtgctattacaatctctctcttagaacattagttatgttcattcgaaactccatacctacaaattctggaccattattcgtttgatttaaagtcgggaagagaaaacaagagcatgaagctccaatatataggggaaaatataaagccccaacaacaacaccgaaattacaaactgtggatatcagtgcgtatagcaatataaagacacgggaggattataaaaacaattatccctagagcatagtagaaataaacagattcttccggggggagttggaaaagaagaacgatcattgcgatagtcagaataagaacaaggattagaactggattaagcattattatattttggatatatgaactgagaaagaaggtatagaagtggtggaaactaatggaacggaaaaggtaaatttataatggaaatatcagacgtagtaatcgggacagatcatcgcatttaattaaagagattctaatttccttaaatctcgaagaatcaaatcttatagatttccaagattttcttttgaatcccttgaattccggaattcaaccctgactacgtcaaatgttaagacaaatctttaatttcttcatttcactcttttgtgacagcttcactcgtacgtttcacaaaatcgaatcattttatctatattaagcaATAATGatcaaactctagttatcaactcatattcgtcataaaaacatttttattgttagccatgacgaccacaatcaaatttcgggacgaaatttcattaacgggtaggtactgtgacgacccgaaaatttctgaccaaatttaaacttaatctttatatatttccgacatgataagcaaagtctgtaatgttgaaatctcaaaaactgtgaaaactatgttcatgtgttcaattaaccttcgaccattcccgacgattcacgaacaattaattgtaaatagatacgtgtgtatatagatataaataataatttgaaatataatttgatgtattatatgtcattgttattaaaattaattatgtaaaataaattaaaaatatgatattatgataactattatttaaaacatatgtatatatataaataaagaatatttatgtgattttgaattcatttaataaaTGATTGTAGCACTCGTTGGTTGTttgaacaagttaaattcaaacttatgtaattttaaaataaacggtgatacgaaaatgagttctataaattataggctcattaaaaatatatttaggaactatttgttgaattttaaaactttttatatttttacttgaggttgggagtgaacaattaatgtaatttttatttaatagttaatggccaaattttataccatggtgaccagaataaataaatggacttaatttaaaaatttgggatttttaggaacacttttatatcttaactgtttagcaatggacacgatataataccctaataaactgtcggtagattaaTTTAAATATCTTCGGCAGCTTTCCTGTTAATTGATTGAATTAGGAAACGTGTTTGATTATTTTATTCATAtactattataatatatatatatatatatatatatatatatatatatatatatatatatatatatatatatatatatatatatatatatatattatgcatatatattatgtaatatataaaacACACATACACCACCATCATTAACCTTCTTCAACACCCGTCACCTTCACCGGACAACCACCACTCTCCACCTACACCAACCGCCACCACCTTTAGAAACTCACTTTAGCTCTACAACCGCCACTAACCACCATCTCATCATTTATTTCTTTTCATTTTGCTATTGCTGTAACCAACTTAACCCACAAGAACATTATGTACAACCACAATCCGAAACATCACCCTTGGCTATTATTTAGTCTACTATCACCCCCACGAAACTTCACTTGTTGTTTAACGTAACCTGCAACCACAACAAAACCGACACCTCTTGTTGTTACTACTACTATTCCTCGTTGCTGTTATGTTTTCTTTTATTTCGAGCTGACAACTATCACGAACCAAACTCTCATGAACTGATAAGCTGTTAATTCTTTTTCTGTTTCTCATCAAACAAACACCAAACACCCCATTTTACTGCAGCTATACTTTGATGTTTCTATTCCTAGTGAACAACAATAACACCACCGCCCTTCCACAACTTTCTTCTATTTTAATCAGGCTTCTAAACTGCTACTCGCTGCCATGCTTTGTGTTTCCTGCTTTACAACCAACAACCACTAAATCGAACCCCATTACTCGTCACTACTACTCTGTATTAGATTATTTCTGTTTATCTATTACTAACGAACTCAACAATATTCAAAACCTACTGCAATGTCACTGTACGTTGCTACATTTCTGTTCCAAATCCAACATCTACAACCAAGAACCACCATCCTCGAATAAACATGGGTGCCGTTTCACATAATTAACCAAACAccctttttttttatgttttgctTTACTGCTACTCGTCTAAAGTTTTCCTGTTTCTTCACACCATCACGACAACAAGAAAGGATTGGACACCCAGAAATGGGTCTGGATACAACAGGTAGTTATTTTTTTAAAACCGAAACTCTTATATATCTTTACAAGAAAATTCTTGTCTGCCATTAAGTTAAAGTGGTACAAACACCATGATTAAATTCAAAGATAATGAATCAATTATATACAAAAAGTATTCAAAATcaattaattaaaaatttataattgCTGTTATTAATGATGGTGATAATAATTAACAAGAAGGATGAGGGtacatattatgattatgattatatcgAAATCAATAATTTTAATCCGTTGCACAAAATGAGTGATAACCTCATGGCAGTGTTAAATAAAACGATTATGATACTAAATTAATAATGATGGTAGATGATGATGAATTACgaacatgaatgatgatgataatcgatAACAAGCTTGATGATGATAACGAAGGTGATGAGAAGATGATGATACAGTAGGGTATGACGATGGTGTTGATATTGCAGCAAGTATGATATGGTGTTATAATTATAAAGATAATGAAGATGATTATAACGTTGTTGTCAAACCCTATAACCCCATGATTTGCTATCTCGTTTCTGTTTCTTAAACTGCTAACAACAAAACACTACAATAATTAATCGGTATAATTACATCAAGTAATGGACCCGATGGACCtaaatgaattggtaagtgggTTGTTTTGTGGATACATTAAATAAATACAATGGGCTCGGGTAAATGTTGTTGGGGTTAGGCCGAAGGGATAATTGGTAATGATACGGTTACAttaatacaatatataataatgatggtgctaaatgatgatgatgtgatgatgtTGTTATGGTGAGTCGTGTGATGATAATGGTATGAAGATGATGAGAGTATAGAttgggatgatgatgatgataattgcaTGATAATGCATGATCATGAAAGATGATGAGGGTAtaatcctttattattattattattattattattattattattattattattattattattattattattattattattattattattattattattattattattattattattattattattattattactactactactactaacattatcattaaaaatgattatttagtattatcactataattataagtaattttattagtattattattttattatgaatataaatataagattataaataagaatattaatatgaaaatgattaaaattacaattaagtACATAAAAAaagaattattaaaactattattattattattattattattattattattattattattactattatcattattattatcaaaagtattaaaattatcaatattatcttatcatataactattaattatataaaaatatatttaatacatataatataactatattaatatttttataataaatattaatcattcatttagggtatataaaataaatataattaattaagttattaataaaacacatgattaaagtaacaattaaatcactaataatatataaatttgtttgtttacaattatatgtgttaacatatatataaatgatataggttcgtgaatccaagaccaaccttgcattgttcaatgtcgtcatatgtatttttactacaaaatacagtatcgtgagtttcattactccccttttaaatgctttcgcaatatatatttttgggactgagaatacacgagcttttaaatgttttacgaaatagacacaagtaatcgaaactacattatatggttgaatggatcgaagtcgaatatgcctcttttagcctggtaatctaagaattagggaacatcactaattttgagaattagtgcacccctaattgacgcgaatcctaaagatagatctattgggcccaacaaaccccatccgttgtagcggatgctttagtacttcgagtttttatatcatgtccgatgggtgtcccggaatgatggggatattcttatatgcatcttgttaatgtcgattatcatgtgttcaatcaatatgaatgatttttgtctctatgcatgggacgtatatttatgagaactgaaaatgaaaatcttgtggtctattaaaatgatggaaatgattatttatgttaaactaatgaattcaccaaccttttggttgacacttaaagcatgtttattctcatatatgaaagaaatcttccgctgtgcatttgctcattttagagatattaattggagtcattcatgacatatttcaaaaggtgttgcattcgagtcgtcgagttcatcaagattactattaagtcatttatagttggttatattaggaaatggtatgcatgccgtcaattttcgatgtaaagaaagtttgtcttttaaaaacgaatgcaatgtttgtaaaatgtatcatatagaggtcaagtacctcgcgatgtaaccaaatgtaatgacttcgtccggatgaattaggacgggtcgttatacccCCCACTTTGACCAAACTACAATCTCAACCCCTAAAATAGGGGTACAAAAAATTCGTTATTTTAATTACCAAAGTCCACCCAAATTTATAACGACACATATCTTCTCGCTCGTCGCGGGTTAAATTTTTCCGTATACATATACTAAAAGCCGTCGGAGTTTTGGTCGTTTGACAAACCCAAAACGACTAAGGGGTAAAACAAAAAATACCCCCACACTTTCACCAAACTGCAATCTCAACCCCTAAAATAGGGGTACAAAACGTAAATTCGTTATTTTAATTACTAAAGTCCACCCAAATTTATAACGACACATATCTTCTCGCTCGTcgcgcgttaaattttttcgagaccaccgttcaactcgaaataattttacgaacccgttgcaactaactatacgcgaaacggacctATTTTAAAAACCGCTAAATACTTCGAGCCATCttccatacatatacatacacatataataaaCAACTCAAACTACCTACATCATATTGAATTATTGATGGTTTCGTTTCTCTTTTTTATGCAATCTTCCTGGCGTTAAAATGCACAGaccattaggtatactaggtactaaccacgtgtatctaaacacacccgtaacaaaccgtttttaattctgtaaatacataacgctacgttaactatgaatatgcaacccgaaaggccccgcggcatcgcgcgggtcACTTTTACTAGTTATAAATAAATTGTACTCCGTATATCATAAAAGATGTCGTTTAGAAATAAAACTATACAAACGATAATATCAATATGCACGTATAAACCATACATTATTTCACATAAACATAAGACACCCTACAAGAATACATATGGATTATGAAATTACAGTGAACCAAAGGATCCTTGTCTGGATGTGCATCAGTTTCTATAGTTGACCTTATAGATTTCATTATTCTTTGTTCTTTTGAATGGTGCTCGTTTCGGAACAATAAGACTGTGATTGATTGGTCTTTGTGGCTCCAAAATCCTTTATTCTCTTTGTAATTTTTTCTAGCGTCTTGCTAGCttcttaataaattttattttgctgTTCAAAAAAAAAGTTTCTATAGTTGACCCGTTTACATCACCAGTTTGATTTTAAAGATGTTAAAATCGATATTTTTCGTGTCAAACAGGCCAAATAAAACCCTAGTCATCCCTACAACTATCCACAATTTTTGTATCTCCATGCTAAGCTTATATAAAGTTTATTTACGGCATAATCTATTGTCCTTTTCGCCAAAGGTCTCGAAAATAACTTTTCACCTCACAGACACGACTACACGAGATTATGAGCAACCATTTCACAAGATATCATAAATACTATTTGTACTAACGGACAAACGTCGTTTTTAGGAAGGGTTACACACAAATCAAAATCAATGATGTCCTCAATTAGGTTTGGCCCAATCTTGTAATGGCCTGGACACTGTCACCATAGTTGCAGCTATAACTGGATACAAATTTGGGATCTCTCGTCtatctataaaaatatattactccgtatttgctTAATGTGCACAACAATCAAGCATTATCCTTGTAAGAAAAATGCTAGTTTGCAAGACCAATGGATACAAATTTGAAAACACAAAACCATCAGCCCGAAACAATATATGCCACCATGTACATCATATGCTCAAAAAATTACATGTAGAATTACATAAAGTACAAATACATCAAGGGAAAACCTGCGGCTGATGCAACTCAGTAAGCGCTGTTGCTAGTCGTTGCACGAGCACCGGGTTACTGCAGATCTGGTTAATCAATTCATCAGCTGTTAATGGAGCCACCACCTGCAATACAGGCAAAATTGTTGTTTGATCCCAACAAGTAAATAATAGACATTTCCTCTAAGAGGTGGATTGCAAATGGGCAAGTCAGGTAATATCGGGATTGGGTCAGAAGGCATGCAGTTGGGCTGAGCtacaaacctttaatttaaatactaTATTTGATTAATGTATCAAaccaatgttattacatgagtaaTCTAAATCTTCTTTTAGAGAGCAATTCGGGAACTATTTATAGATTGTGTCATATATAAGAAAGAACACAACCAAAATTGAACCAGTAATATGATAATGGTCAAAGTTGCCACCTCTACCTCTGACCTTAACTGAACCATCATCTCAACAATACAAATCCAAGATGAAGGAAAAAAAACAACGTACAAGTATAGTATAGGCATCTCAAGTTCAAGAAACAGTAGACATACGAGTCAATTCAAAAAATTTCTAAGTTTTGCACAATGGCCACTTGTATTTCTTTGCTTAGTACTCAGCTTCTACCTTACACACATAATCAAGGGACCTCAGGCAATGAAAAACTGCAAACCTTTGACATTATGGATAAACAAATACAATGAGTATAATGGGAGCTAATTACATGCATAAAGCCAAACAACACCAAACATCCAGAGAAACATAATGGATTAAGACAGCAAGTAGCAGAAGGGAGATAAAGATGTGAGTCGAGTTGTTTTTGTAATAAGCTATCAAGTCAACATATATGTACCTTTTGTTCAAGATTAGCACATTTAGCTTCGAGTGACCGTACTCTCTGCAACCAAAGAAATATTGTCTTCATCAATAAAGTTAAATACTAAAAGTCTTCAAATTTGCTATCAGTTTCAAAGAAAATACCTTGTGTAACTCTTCATCAGCAACACATAGCCGATTGACATACAGAATCCTAACATCCTCCAATGTGGATACGTTGTTGCACTGAGGGCACTGGTAACAATTAAAGAGCAATATAATCAGATAGTTAATTGGACAATTTAATCTTGTATCTCTAGAAAAAAAAAGTATAGACACGATCGATTAACCTTCCCAAGGCTCCGACGTTTTTTAAGCCATTTCGTTATACAAGACCATCCATATAAATGCCCACAAGGAAGACAACTGCACTCAGCACATAATAACAAACAGGGAGTCAAAAGTGAAATTATCCAAGTCTATGATTATCAACAAAAACAGATCATACGATATACCTAATTGAATCTAAAATAcacagaaaaattaaattaattcaaACAATGCATTCAAGTTTGAGTATACTACTCAGAAATAATTCGATATTCGATATTAATTATACAGCTAACTTCAATGTAAATTGTAAAATTAACAATAAATTGTAAAATTAACAATGTGCAAACATCATAATGCATACCAAATTTGATGGTCACCACTGTTAGTCCAAGCGTCAAAGCAAATAGGGCATGTTAAACCATCAGTCTCACTATTATTTGAATCTAAATTTCTTCCATCAGAATCAATTAATACCGAATTTGAAACCCTAGGTGACGCCATCACCGGAGCCGGAACCACCTCATCGACTTCTTCACGTTCATAAGCATCAATTTCATCTTCATAATCATcaatataatcatcatcatcataatcatcttcatcgtcatcatcatcgtaaTCTTCATAATCGTCAT
The window above is part of the Rutidosis leptorrhynchoides isolate AG116_Rl617_1_P2 chromosome 1, CSIRO_AGI_Rlap_v1, whole genome shotgun sequence genome. Proteins encoded here:
- the LOC139864813 gene encoding uncharacterized protein is translated as MITTSINIDIVPLLSFVFLYSILEILITKSMEYYRFIHIQDEVVQEQIEENVTPEEPLVPVNLNDGLENEDISDYDDDDDYEDYDDDDDEDDYDDDDYIDDYEDEIDAYEREEVDEVVPAPVMASPRVSNSVLIDSDGRNLDSNNSETDGLTCPICFDAWTNSGDHQICCLPCGHLYGWSCITKWLKKRRSLGKCPQCNNVSTLEDVRILYVNRLCVADEELHKRVRSLEAKCANLEQKVVAPLTADELINQICSNPVLVQRLATALTELHQPQVFP